TGTGTTAATAAATTCATGATAACAGCAATTTAGAAATTTCACTTATTATGCCTACTCTTAACAGTCTACTTGTTTTCATAGGTGCCGCATACCACAGTATCTTCAATGTAATGATGCCATCAACCAGAATGCAGAGATCCTTTCAGCTGGCATATAGGACGTATTTGATATCTCATCGCACCAGTATCTTTCACTGCTTGAAAGGACAACCCTCTTCACTTAATTCTAGACATAAAATAGTATGCTTGGCTCCAAACTCCCAACATCGGTGTCTACATGCATCTGTTACTGTTTGTGTTTCCAAAGAAAGGGAatctttggggaaaataacatccCAACCGGAAGCGTCTCATTctaaagaactggaaaaaaccTCACATACCACAACAGATAACTTAACCCAGGGAGCTTCTGTAAGCTCAAGTTCGCCAGAGCTTGATCCCTTACAAGATAAGTCAATCAGTCTTGTGCAGAGATTCAAGAAAACTTTTAAGCAGTATGGAAAAGTTTTGATTCCAGTACATCTTTTGACTTCCAGCATATGGTTTGGAGCCTTTTACTATGCATCTTTAAAGTAAGTGGTGAACTATGTATTTTTATGCGTATCAAGTAAATTCTGCTTATCAAGACTACATGTGCAGTATGGCTCATGCTAAATATACCAAGCTGAAATCTAAATATACAAAGCTGTTTACTAAAATATTGAGTCCTACAACTGTGTAGAGAATTTAGGTCAACCCCAAGGTTTCTATTCCATGTAGCAATTTTGTATTTTGAAGGAGCATTATTCCACTGAGAATGAAGCCTCATACATAGGCACAGCGGTGTACTTGGTTCGGTGTCTCCTCAGCAAGCTGAAAGACCTCTCTGAACTGATAAAACTGTGAGAAAGTCCACTAAAAGTCTTGTCCCTTTTTTCATGTTAAGATgtcaaatcatcatcatcatatgatTTGTCTGTATCCCTTGCTCTTGAAAAGGTCCTTGCTCTGAAAGAAAAGCAGTTGACTGTTCCAGCAGTTTATTTCTAAATATTAATTGTAACAGTTGCTTACAGGTTTCTTAAGTAACTGtgtacaattttatttttgcctCCTTTAACAAACTGGGTACATTTGTTGCTAAATCTGAGTCATATATAAGTATTAAATATTTAAGTTCAATGCTTCCTTTGTCTAAGAATAGATGCATTGCTTGAAGTcccaaaacaacaattttttattctttttgaaGAGCCTTCTAAACTATGCTTCGCTACACTCAATTGCTAAATGGCATTAGTATTTTATGGACACTTGTGAAAAATTGGACTGCATTGGGTATCAGCAACCCAAATTATTCTTTCTACGTGCTTAATATAAGTAGCAGGACATGTCCTACTTGTAGAAGATCACTGTACTAATCtgttaaatttaaaaaagcaaaggtAATTGCTGCATCAGTTAATCAAGAAATTTGTTTCAGCCCTATGTAAGTAACATACTTTTGGAGGAACATTTCCATTTATAGTAATTTTTCTTATTTTAGTTTCCACTTCAGAATTAGTTTTGTGTTCCTATATGGTGTGTTTTGAAACGGATAATATTGCTACTGATGAAGTAAAAGACATAAGTCATGGCACATAACACATCAGTGCTATGGAGACTGTACAAATAAAATTTCTTTCCCTAATATAATTATCATATGGTCACACTATACTAATCTGAGATACTTACATGAATGTTCATTTACATAGTCATAGAATTTGTGTAATGTTGTATCATCTCTTTGAAAATTACTTTAAAAGTTAGATTTTTAGAAATCAAGCTTTTTGGCTGCAAGCTGCCCAGGTTAAGGATGTTACTGAATTTTATTTAAATACTATCAGTTCCAATTTCTGACATAGGTTCTCCCTATTTGGGATATCATTTCAGTAATGCTCCACATTGCACTGATATCATTGAGCAGAAATTACTATTAAAATGTATgcctggtgtgtgtttttttgtattaaaGCCGCTCGTAAcataaatactttaaaagaataaacaaaattgacaaggaCATAAGTCTGGTGAAAATGTACAAAGAAGAGAAGGCATATTCATGCATTACTacttcagattagcttgtacataATCTGACAGTCTCTAAGTACTGTTTAGAATTACCAGATTCTTATGAAGAGTTCTGTGCAATAATACATTGATTAAATGGTACTCACAGAAGGAGTTTTTTGAGGATTTATACATTGCTTTTGCCCAGAGTTGTAAATATTCCTGGATTTAGGTCATATATGTTTACCCTAAGTATGGGGAATTCTAATTCCCATATTTACATTGCAGCCCTAAGAATACTTTAATAGGAGTGGGCCCCATTGATTAGTCTTGAGTAGGATTCTAAGTAGATCTTTTTAGGATTACCCTCTGAGTTACTTAAGTCTATATACATTTTCATGATCAAATGTATTGCTTGAGTAACTTTGTCACTTCCAAAACTGTGTTTTTCTAACACACAAGCACTGGGCctaatttttgtttttagttcactTTGCAAATTCCTGAGTGTATCTTTATGGCCAAAAATAgtaacttgggccgtttccgcacgggcaaaatatgacgtcgtcgcaacggaaaaagaagcgtcagagcgagagcgttcgcacgcgcagcggcggaggtgcgcagtcgcgccgtcgcgaaaacgctaaaccggcgcgaagacggtgtattcagaaaacgcttaaaaccactcttttttccccatgtgacgcatcgacgccgcactcgtgcgaacagccgccacggagctgtcgtcacaaatggcgtcgggcctgcacggcttcgcaagtgcgcaggcgcaacatcgcgagacgccgcttccgcggCGCTTCAGGcgtaaccgtcacatttctgcggggctgcggacgcccgccatagctccgcctgtctgtgtgaacagCTTCTGCGGATGCGGAATCAGCATAATTTCTGCGGCGATCGCCATTATCGCGTACCGCCAAATAGCTTTCTGGCCGCATCGCGGAAATTCTCCTTAGAGAAACTAGCCAAGCTTCACTTAGTctaaaaaacctggaagtgagtATTTTGCTTAGGTCTGtgtaaattaaaatattaaatggcTTGGGGGCTTTATTACTCTGAGAAGTGATAAATTTAGAATGACATTTGGATCCATAGCTCTTAGAAAGGGCACTTAATGCCAGTTGGTTAGAGTAACTAAAACAAACATAATATCTTGTGATATCAAAAGCTCATCCTAACTACAAATTACAAATTATCATTGTTCCATGACTCCTGTTTTACATGTGCAATCCAGAAAGAAGCTTTTATTTAAACCTACCAATAGTTCAAATTCTTAGTTTGAGCAGAGTTCATTCTTATTCTAATAGTCTTCACTTCAGATTTTCTCACCAGACTTACACATTAGCTACTGCAAGGCAGAATTCAAGATCTACTGGCACAGATGGATAAAAAGCTGATAAAAAGGCTACTGATagatgtttgaaataaataaataaatccaagggAAAAAATCAGCTCAAAAGTAGTTAAAACTAgataaaaaagaaatatgaaatgcAGATAAGCCTTGTGGGATAATTCACCAAACATAAACATAGTGAAATATGTAGTCCAGTCTTATGCATAGAAATCTCATTGAATTTAATGGAGTTTATTACTATGTATATGAGTGCAACTTTAGTCCCAAGGATTATATATAACATGTAggtgggtttttatttattttttgctgcaacagactactTTTCTGAAATTGCTCCTTTTCTCAAATTGTTCAGTGATTGTATGTTCTTTACCTTTGACAAAGTCAAGATATCATAAAAGAACAGAATTTCCTATTTCAGAATTAAACTGATTGTTGTTAAAAGTGTTCCCTAGTAGTGAGCAAGTCCATTTGTTAAAGGATCTATTGTAGCAGAAGAACCTAAAATAATTTTCCCTAAAGCATAAGAGTTTTAttctttgaaaacatcttccttccttccttccttccttccttccttccttccttccttccttccttccttccttccttccttccttccttccttccttccttccttccttccttccttccttccttcctagttgAAAATGCAAGCTAATGTTGAAATACCTCCATGGTTCTATCTCATTACAATATTATATTATTAACTGTTTGCAAACAATGCATTGATTAAAATAAAGTCTGCTGAATAATTCACTTTCCAGCTCTGTACAGTGGAAGTCCTTAGTCTAATTTGAGAAAAAACATGATTGATTGGTCACATTGTAGTTTTGGGGCggtgttgttatttttttaaactaaatttAAATATCCCTTATTCTTGGCAGTCTTACAGAAGCAAATGTTTATGAATATGTTAGTAATCTGTTCATTTTACTTCACCTTTCATTCACAGGGGAGTAAATGTAGTTCCTTTCCTCGAATTCATAGGactgcctgaaagcattgtaaaTATACTAAAGCATTCTCAGAGTGGCAATGCATTGACGGCATATGCAATGTACAAGGTAAGTAATGAAAGAGTGAGAAGTTCCACACCTCCTAACTTGCTCCCTAATAAAAAACAGGGGTAAACAAGGTAACAGTTACCACAACTCCAGCAGTTCCTCTGAAAATCACACCAGTAAATAAACGTATTCATAGTAGGCGCTATCACAAGGGTCAGAATAGAATAATAATGACAGAGCCTAGCCTAGGCAAAGGAGGACAtcaactaaaacaataaaagcactgGTATTTAACAGTGACAGGTGAGGGAATGAAAATACGCTGGTACATAGATATATTCCAGTGGCTAAGAAACTGAAGATAATCAGGAGTAAGAAAAAGACTTGTCTAGGAGAATGGGTATTGTCTCAAAATTCTATTTCTTTCTTCAGGATAGAAATGAAGAAAGCACTGTAAGTTTGGATGAATGGGAAGAGGGAATATTTCTGACTACTGAAAAGTGCTGTATAAATATTattgctatactctgtttcacagaaagatgatagtagattgtatattcctccaccacaaaacaaaacatgccagaccttctttgttatagaatgctctACCTgagtcccagtgcctacctagccctgccccccccccccatctgtttaTATTCCAATTATATCTTGGCATAATtgatcttgtatcaaagtaccatgttcaataacacACAGAATAATGATTTTTACTAAGGCATGTATAAAAATGAACGTTGagtctcatatttgtttgggactatattatAATTctgaagcatacaactttcttaactactgcacctcaactgaccaaactattatctttctgtgggCAGAGTATAGCACTAGATAGTTATACTTCCTCTGTCGTTTTTACATACTTTGGATATTTTTGCTGCCCATTCTTTTGTTTTCTAAGTAGGTAAAGATACCATAGTTGATgcacttcattttcttctttactTTGCATATGACACATCAAGATCCTGatgagatttatttttctttgtggcTCTGACCTGCCTTTCCAACACAGTCTACTGGCTAGCCTATGATGAATATCTTTGGCTTCTGACTCTTCAGCCAAGCGCTAAAGCTGAAGCATTTGTTAAACGTTTTCCAATAAGGCACTATTATGTAAAGTGAGAGGTTGTTCTGATGTGAGAGGCAGAGAGCATTTACAAGGAGATTAGAACTGCCAAACCATCAGCCTTCACTGAAGTAGGAATTAGTGTATGTCCTCCCACTTATTTCCTGATGATATGTCATTATGTGGAACTCAAAACTGGGAACAAAGATTTAGGTAGGAGGAAAGAGTATACAGGGTACAAGATTAAAAAGGGCAATCAAAAGCATATAACGGTCCTTGCACAGGCAAAATGTCTTTTTTCatgcaaaaattaattaaaaaaacttttcactTGCTCCTCAAAAGTCACTTTGGTTGAAATTGCATTTTATCACTAAGGCACTGCATTGTACTACATTCCAAAGGCAGAATTGTGCTTGGGTCCTTACTTAAAACTTATGCAGCAGCAAACATGACGCAGTCTTAAAAACCAAACATGAACTCTGTGCACTCGGTAACATTGTGCCATACTCTACAAGTCACTAATTACCTGCGACAGAAGGCATATAACActggatggcatgcaagggagggggcccgtcacctgcacatggcccacacaccctagcggagggagggggatcgggtggcatgcaagggaaggggcgggaggggtggcatgcaagggagggggagcggCCCCGgcttctggacatggcccacccaccctagcggagggagggggagggtagggaggggtggcatgcaaggggagggagggaggggtggcatgcaagggagggggaggccacCCCAATTTATTATATAAAATTGCAGGCCCAAATTAATTCCATGAAATTTGACTTTTACTTAatctttctctcttgcttttcTTCATAAAAGTTCAAGATAGCTTATGAAAATAGTTGAATAGACGCAGTCCATTGTCACTGTGAAGCAAGAAGAATCTATAAGGACAAAAAAAACTCCTTTAGCATTCAAGACAGCTctggaaaataaaaacactatGGCCTGAATGCCCACTTTGTGGTGTTATACACATAATATTTATTGATAAATTTGTTATGGAATATAATATGAGGTTTTTGTGATTGGGTGCACAGCCTTTTTAAGCTGTAGTCCTGATTCAGGAGGCCACAGGGGCTGCTCACCTTGGCTCACTCCAGGGGTGTTTTAACTTTCCAGGCCTCCCccatttccagttttttgtgCTATTTAGGTGTAGCAGCCGATGTAGAGTAACTACCATTTTCCTGAATCCTAAAGTTgtagttgtttgttttgaggATTTTGTTGTTGATGGGTGtatcctttcctcctttctgttaACAAGATTGCAACTCCAGCCAGATACACAGTGACCTTAGGTGGAACCTCCATCACTGTGAAGTATCTTCGTAAGCATGGCTACATGTCCACACCGCCTCCAGTTAAAGAATACATTCAGGACCGAATGGAAGAAACGAAAGAGCGTCTTTCAGGGAAAATGGAGGAAACCAGAGACATGATAAGtgagaaaatggaagaaacaaaggagaaaataacagaaaagatacaggaaaccaaagaaaaagtttcatttattaaaaagaaagaataagaTTGAAGAGGTAGTAAAGAAAAAACTAACACATATTAAACCCTCCGGCAATCTTGGAATATGTGTGATGCCTGCTTCTGTTTCTGCTTTAGTTGTTTTGATTGACTAGAAAATGCCCGTTGTCTATAAACTGAAGTTGGGCCAGTATTTAATGCTTATACCCAAAAATTATCAAAATGTGTCTTTGGGTTAGTATATTGTAAATACAACAGGAATGGGCTTCAGAGCTAGGTGTTTTTGGGTCTGCCTAGTTGAAGACCATCAAAACTGGATCCATATGGAGAAATTAAAAAGGTTGTCGACATACCCTTTCTTGTTGTCATCATCTACCAGATCAGAGGCAAACAAATGGAATGGTTGGGGGCATGGAAGCAATGTATCTTTGGGAGGAAAGGGTAAATCATTTAATATTGTAAATTAAACTTAACACTCTCACAAGGTCAGGGAACTATTAAATGATATAT
The window above is part of the Sphaerodactylus townsendi isolate TG3544 linkage group LG09, MPM_Stown_v2.3, whole genome shotgun sequence genome. Proteins encoded here:
- the FAM210A gene encoding protein FAM210A, which encodes MMPSTRMQRSFQLAYRTYLISHRTSIFHCLKGQPSSLNSRHKIVCLAPNSQHRCLHASVTVCVSKERESLGKITSQPEASHSKELEKTSHTTTDNLTQGASVSSSSPELDPLQDKSISLVQRFKKTFKQYGKVLIPVHLLTSSIWFGAFYYASLKGVNVVPFLEFIGLPESIVNILKHSQSGNALTAYAMYKIATPARYTVTLGGTSITVKYLRKHGYMSTPPPVKEYIQDRMEETKERLSGKMEETRDMISEKMEETKEKITEKIQETKEKVSFIKKKE